The genomic interval AGCAAAGCATTCGTTTTGATAATTTAGTTAAAGTACTCGAGGCATTAAATATAAAAATTGAATTAACGAGTTCCTATGAAGGCATTAATAATGAGAAGGCTTGAGGTTTCCTTACACGGGGAGCTTGCTGGACACTTAAGTGAGTTTAATTCAAGTACTTATTTATTTGAATATTTAAGTGATTATAAAGGGCCACCTATCTCACGAACGATGCCATGTTCTGTTATTAGATATAAATTTGACCAGTTCCCCCCTTTTTTTGATGGTCTTTTGCCAGAAGGAGCTCAATTAGAGTATTTGTTAAAGAGTATGAAGATTGATGCGCATGATTATCTCTCTCAATTAATTGCCATTGGGGATGATTTTGTCGGTGCGATTTCGATAAAGGAATTATCTGAATGAGTCGCTGTTTGATTTCTATGGAGAATTGTAGATCGGGGGAATATACAGAGAAGTCTTTAAGGCGCTTAAATCCCAAACTTCGTCATTTAAATGTATTAAATTATAATCAAAACGAGCAATTGCGTATTAGTCGTGATCAGGTTGATAAAATTTCCATTCAAGGTGTACAACCTAAGTATAGTGTCAAACTAAGTGTGAGTACAGAGTCTTTTGAATTAGTTGAAAAGTACGGGACATTTATCCTGAAACCGCAAAATCCGGAATGGCAAGAATTTCCCGAAAATGAAGCTTTTACAATGTATATGGCGGGGTTGTATGGCATTGATGTGCCATTAAGTGGTCTGATTAGATGTTCAGATCACTCTCTATCCTATTTCATCAAGAGATTTGATCGTATAGGAAGAAACAAAAAATTACACGTGGAAGATTTTTCTCAGTTGGCAGAGTTGAGCAGAAAAACTAAGTATAATTACAGTCTTGAAAAACTGATTAAATTAATAGAGATTTACTGCACTTTTCCTAAAATTGAGTTGGCAAAACTCTTTCGTATATTCTTGTTTAACTTTTGCTTTGGTAATGAAGATATGCATCTGAAAAATTATTCAATTATTACGAATGCTAAAGGTTTTGTGCAACTGTCACCTTGCTATGATTTATTAAATACTGTTGCAGTATACAGGTTCTATAATAAAGATTTTAAAGACATTGAACAGAGTGCCTTGTCACTGAATGGTAAACGAAAAAAAATAGGGCTAGCAGACTTTAAGACTTTAGCCGAAAAAATGTCTCTTCAGCCTAAGATCATTGATCAGGCATATAAAGATTTAGGACATCTTTTAAAGCAAGCAGAAAATTTATTAACTTTATCATTTATGTCGGAGGAGATGCAGACTTCGTATAGAGAAGTTCTCGCTAAACATTCAAAAATTCTTTTCGCTTAATTATGGGAGTTTGGCAGCACCCTTATTAGATCAGTTGCTCAAGCACCAAGATCCCTACCGCCTGTGGAACCAAGCTGACGGGGGGCTTAGTTAACGATTACCCACAGGCATGATGCGACCCATACGAGAAGGACGCTGTCCCTCTCGAGCTCTCCCTGCAAGGATTTGCCAATCCTTGACCAGGCAGCTAGGGAGGTTTGGCTCCGCTTTATGAACAATCATGAAATAATTTAAAACCTTTATCCAATCTCATGCATCTTTAAGGTCTGAGTAGAAGACGTGTATTTATTTCAGTAATTCTTCCATGGCTTTGCCCATGGCGAGGCCGACGTTCATATAAGTTTTGGCATTGCCGCCGTAGTGGCTATTTGAGGCGCCGCCCATGCTGAGCGGGTGAGTGTAGACGGTTTTTACATCGCCTTTGAATGTTGGGTTTTTCTCTAGGGCAAACATGGCGTCAAGAATCAATTTCTCATTGCCCTTAGCTGTTTCTTTTTTGGTTTGGCCGAGAGTAGCCACGACCATTTTGGCTTTTGGACTATTAAAGTCCTTGCGCAAGGCTTTAAACAAGTTTACAAGATTCTGTTCATACTTGATCGCGTGACCCGTGTTATAGCGATCTTTATCTCCCTGCCACCAAAAGAAGCCGGCGACTTCGTAGCTCTTAGCCCCTGGGTAATACTTGTCGAGATTATTGAGAACGTTTTTTGCCCGTGCAATATCTCCGTCGTACTGAACGCCGGCTTTCCAATTAATGGCTTTGGCTTGCGTACCTTTTTCCCATCGATCGGGGCTTTGGCCATAGCCAGCATAAACGTAGGTCTTCATTTGCTTAGATTTCTTGTCTTTATCTTCGAATACGTAGGAGGGGCTCCCCGGAGGCAGTAAATCCCAGCCCAAACTACGGTTGCCAATACAACTTTTGAGGATTAAAACCGGTTCGCCATACAAGTTGCCCATGTAATGACCGATGCCGATTTCCGGGCCGATTTTACCTTTGTTTATGGTCATGAATTCATTTTTCTTGACGCCGCCTCTACTCTGAGGTCCTCCACTGCCCATGGTGAATACATTGCGAACGTCCTGGCGAGTGATCCAACGGCCTTTTGCATCCTGTAAAAATGGATAGAGACCTTCATTTTTTACTGCGTAATCCAGGCAACCATCCTTCCCCCCGGAGATTTTGCCAAAGCCGAGCATATTCGATTGGCCCATGAGAATAAAAACTTTGACTGGTTTAGACATGTTGGCAGGCTTTGTGTTCGCGCCCACTTTATCTTCAGCCATAAGGCTGAAAGAGTGGAGTAATAAGAAACTAAATATGGCAGTTATAATTTTTGGCATTGTGGGTCCTTTATCGCTGTAATTTGATATATTATTGTTTAATAAAGAATTACGAAGCTTGGATTAAAATATTTTAATTTTTAAAGAATTTTGACACCATTTTAACGAATATATTATATGATATGAGCAATGTCTGCCAATTTTTCGAGTGTGGTGCTGCGACGATAATATGTGTCATGGTTTCACCATGAGAATTGATTTTCACATTATGTTCCGTGGTGTTTGCATCCCAGGCTAGCACGTTTCATGGCTTTGCC from Lentisphaera araneosa HTCC2155 carries:
- a CDS encoding HipA N-terminal domain-containing protein; this translates as MKALIMRRLEVSLHGELAGHLSEFNSSTYLFEYLSDYKGPPISRTMPCSVIRYKFDQFPPFFDGLLPEGAQLEYLLKSMKIDAHDYLSQLIAIGDDFVGAISIKELSE
- a CDS encoding type II toxin-antitoxin system HipA family toxin; its protein translation is MSRCLISMENCRSGEYTEKSLRRLNPKLRHLNVLNYNQNEQLRISRDQVDKISIQGVQPKYSVKLSVSTESFELVEKYGTFILKPQNPEWQEFPENEAFTMYMAGLYGIDVPLSGLIRCSDHSLSYFIKRFDRIGRNKKLHVEDFSQLAELSRKTKYNYSLEKLIKLIEIYCTFPKIELAKLFRIFLFNFCFGNEDMHLKNYSIITNAKGFVQLSPCYDLLNTVAVYRFYNKDFKDIEQSALSLNGKRKKIGLADFKTLAEKMSLQPKIIDQAYKDLGHLLKQAENLLTLSFMSEEMQTSYREVLAKHSKILFA
- a CDS encoding sialate O-acetylesterase; its protein translation is MPKIITAIFSFLLLHSFSLMAEDKVGANTKPANMSKPVKVFILMGQSNMLGFGKISGGKDGCLDYAVKNEGLYPFLQDAKGRWITRQDVRNVFTMGSGGPQSRGGVKKNEFMTINKGKIGPEIGIGHYMGNLYGEPVLILKSCIGNRSLGWDLLPPGSPSYVFEDKDKKSKQMKTYVYAGYGQSPDRWEKGTQAKAINWKAGVQYDGDIARAKNVLNNLDKYYPGAKSYEVAGFFWWQGDKDRYNTGHAIKYEQNLVNLFKALRKDFNSPKAKMVVATLGQTKKETAKGNEKLILDAMFALEKNPTFKGDVKTVYTHPLSMGGASNSHYGGNAKTYMNVGLAMGKAMEELLK